A single genomic interval of Nitrosomonadales bacterium harbors:
- a CDS encoding ABC transporter ATP-binding protein: MIDISGLTFDYPGHRALDDVTLTVAKGSVTALVGPNGAGKTTLIRCIAGLEIPLTGSITVDGMDVVEQPRDVHRIMGYLSDFYGLYQDLTVAQCLEYAAASQGMEERTIPAAVQRTAKQLDLVAQLAQASGSLSRGQRQRVAIGQAIIHQPKLLLLDEPASGLDPEARANLAALFRQLQAEGMTLLVSSHILAELDEYSTHILALREGRILENRALNSPHQPDVKRRLTLALAQTDARLRDWLTATDKIDLISATGDHAEFDFHGDLGAQAALLKLMIREGFAVSSLAEHKENLQQSYLRSVAAHLEGQP; encoded by the coding sequence ATGATCGACATTTCCGGTTTGACTTTCGACTATCCCGGCCATCGCGCGCTCGACGATGTCACCTTGACGGTCGCCAAGGGCAGCGTCACCGCGCTGGTCGGGCCCAACGGCGCGGGCAAGACCACCCTGATACGCTGCATCGCCGGTCTCGAGATCCCGCTGACCGGCAGCATCACGGTGGACGGCATGGATGTCGTCGAACAACCGCGCGACGTGCATCGCATCATGGGTTACCTGTCCGACTTCTACGGCCTCTACCAGGACCTGACCGTCGCGCAATGTCTTGAATACGCCGCCGCTTCGCAGGGTATGGAAGAAAGAACCATCCCCGCAGCAGTCCAGCGTACCGCGAAGCAGCTCGACCTCGTTGCACAGCTCGCACAAGCCAGCGGCAGCCTGTCACGCGGACAACGCCAGCGCGTCGCCATCGGCCAGGCCATCATCCATCAACCGAAATTGCTGTTACTGGACGAGCCTGCATCCGGGCTTGATCCCGAAGCGCGCGCCAATCTCGCCGCGCTGTTCCGCCAATTACAGGCCGAAGGCATGACCTTGCTGGTGTCCTCGCACATCCTCGCCGAACTGGACGAATACTCCACCCATATCCTGGCGCTGCGCGAAGGCCGCATTCTGGAGAACCGTGCGCTGAACTCCCCGCACCAGCCGGACGTGAAGCGGCGCCTGACGCTTGCCCTTGCGCAAACCGATGCGCGTTTGCGCGACTGGCTGACCGCGACAGACAAGATCGACCTGATCAGCGCGACCGGGGATCATGCCGAATTCGATTTCCACGGCGACCTGGGGGCGCAAGCCGCGCTGCTGAAACTGATGATCCGCGAGGGTTTCGCAGTGAGCAGCCTGGCCGAGCACAAGGAGAATCTGCAGCAATCCTATCTGCGCTCCGTCGCGGCGCATCTGGAGGGGCAGCCATGA
- a CDS encoding inositol monophosphatase, giving the protein MHPMLNTAVKAARRAGNLIYRSADKIDHLTITKKSHADFVSEVDRAAERIIIDTLLEAYPGHAILAEESGVQGESEYVWIIDPLDGTTNFLHGVPQYAVSIALQHNGVLTQSVVYDPTKNDLFTATRGRGAFLNDKRIRVSKRRELVDSLIGTGFPYTRFEHMDAYMAIFRDLMQKTAGLRRPGAASLDLAWMAAGRYDGFFETGLKPWDIAGGCLLITEAGGMVSDLHGSNTFLKTGHICAGNPDIHPQLLKVIAPHLTVGLKS; this is encoded by the coding sequence ATGCACCCCATGCTCAACACAGCGGTAAAGGCCGCGCGTCGCGCCGGCAACCTGATCTACCGTTCCGCCGACAAGATCGACCACCTCACCATCACCAAGAAATCCCATGCGGACTTCGTCAGCGAAGTGGATCGCGCCGCCGAACGCATCATCATAGACACCTTGCTGGAGGCCTATCCCGGCCATGCGATTCTAGCAGAAGAGAGCGGCGTCCAAGGCGAGTCGGAGTATGTCTGGATCATCGATCCGCTGGACGGCACCACCAACTTCCTGCACGGCGTGCCGCAATATGCCGTGTCCATCGCCTTGCAGCACAACGGCGTGCTGACCCAGTCCGTGGTGTACGACCCGACCAAGAACGACCTGTTCACCGCCACGCGCGGACGCGGCGCTTTCCTGAACGACAAGCGCATCCGCGTCAGCAAGCGCAGGGAACTGGTCGACAGCCTGATCGGCACCGGCTTCCCCTACACCCGTTTCGAACACATGGACGCCTACATGGCGATCTTCCGCGACCTGATGCAGAAGACCGCCGGACTGCGCCGCCCCGGCGCAGCCTCGCTGGACCTGGCATGGATGGCGGCCGGCCGCTACGACGGCTTCTTCGAGACCGGGCTCAAGCCATGGGACATCGCGGGTGGCTGCCTGCTGATCACCGAAGCCGGCGGCATGGTCAGCGACCTGCACGGTTCCAACACCTTCCTCAAGACCGGACACATCTGCGCGGGCAATCCCGACATCCACCCGCAACTGCTGAAAGTCATCGCACCGCACCTCACGGTCGGATTGAAAAGCTGA
- a CDS encoding RNA methyltransferase, whose product MNKPDLLNNVRVVLSHTTHPGNIGAAARAMKTMGLSRLYLINPRHFPDPQASAMAAGADDILDRAVVCGSIDEALQGVVFTAAMTARLRDISIEVKTPREGMPLVLQEAQAGPVALLFGTEMSGLTNEEMGKAQLGVNIPANPEFSSLNVASAVQVMAYELAVAGQSHLPRVAEMQPAAHEQTEGFYAHLEKTLHEIGFFTTQNPARLMQRLRRLYARARLEQEEINILRGILSVTTEYNARLKSRYQQEHKDV is encoded by the coding sequence TTGAATAAACCTGATCTGCTAAATAATGTTCGTGTGGTGCTGAGCCATACCACCCATCCGGGCAACATCGGCGCGGCGGCGCGCGCGATGAAGACCATGGGATTGAGCCGGCTGTACCTGATCAATCCGCGCCATTTCCCCGATCCCCAGGCATCGGCGATGGCGGCGGGAGCGGACGACATCCTCGACCGTGCGGTGGTGTGCGGTTCCATCGATGAGGCGTTGCAGGGCGTGGTGTTCACGGCGGCGATGACGGCGCGGTTGCGCGACATCTCGATCGAGGTGAAGACGCCGCGCGAGGGGATGCCTCTGGTGTTGCAGGAGGCACAGGCGGGGCCGGTGGCGCTGCTGTTCGGCACCGAGATGTCCGGCCTGACCAACGAAGAGATGGGCAAGGCGCAGTTGGGTGTGAACATCCCGGCGAACCCCGAATTCTCATCCCTCAACGTTGCTTCCGCGGTGCAGGTGATGGCATATGAGTTGGCTGTGGCGGGACAAAGCCATCTGCCGCGCGTTGCGGAGATGCAGCCTGCCGCACATGAGCAGACCGAGGGTTTCTATGCACATCTGGAAAAGACGTTGCACGAGATCGGTTTTTTCACCACGCAGAATCCGGCGCGGCTGATGCAGCGCCTGCGCCGCCTGTACGCGCGGGCACGGCTGGAACAGGAGGAGATCAATATCCTCAGAGGTATCCTGAGCGTCACAACCGAGTACAATGCGCGCCTCAAATCGCGCTACCAGCAAGAGCACAAGGATGTTTGA
- the cysE gene encoding serine O-acetyltransferase, protein MRASNRATSKSTRMFENIREDIASVFDRDPAARSAFEVLTCYPGVHARMLHRMANTLWHANLKWLARFVSHFARWFTGIEIHPGATIGRRFFIDHGMGVVIGETAEIGDDVTLYHGVTLGGTSWKEGKRHPTLGNGVVVGAGAKILGPIHVGDGAKIGSNAVVVKDVPAGATAAGIPARILDEEKKVVHGFNAYGIGNDQNDPVNKALHGLIGHSVTVDQRIDFILQQLEKMGVRVEEERATADKFDPNHLNKIVD, encoded by the coding sequence ATGCGCGCCTCAAATCGCGCTACCAGCAAGAGCACAAGGATGTTTGAAAATATCAGGGAAGATATCGCCAGTGTTTTCGACCGCGACCCGGCGGCGCGCAGCGCCTTCGAGGTGCTGACCTGCTATCCGGGGGTGCATGCACGTATGCTGCATCGTATGGCGAACACACTGTGGCATGCCAACCTCAAATGGCTGGCACGCTTCGTCTCGCATTTTGCGCGCTGGTTCACCGGCATCGAGATCCACCCGGGAGCGACCATCGGCCGGCGTTTCTTCATCGACCACGGCATGGGCGTGGTGATCGGGGAAACGGCCGAGATCGGCGATGATGTGACGCTGTATCACGGCGTGACGCTGGGTGGCACTTCGTGGAAGGAAGGCAAGCGCCATCCCACGCTGGGCAACGGCGTGGTGGTGGGTGCGGGCGCGAAGATACTCGGCCCGATCCATGTCGGCGACGGGGCGAAGATCGGCTCGAACGCGGTGGTGGTGAAGGACGTGCCGGCAGGCGCGACTGCGGCCGGCATTCCGGCGCGCATCCTCGACGAGGAAAAAAAGGTCGTGCATGGTTTCAATGCATACGGCATCGGCAACGATCAGAACGACCCGGTGAACAAGGCGCTGCACGGCCTGATCGGGCACAGCGTGACGGTGGACCAGCGCATCGACTTCATTCTGCAGCAACTCGAAAAGATGGGCGTGCGCGTCGAAGAGGAACGCGCCACCGCCGATAAGTTCGATCCCAATCATTTGAACAAGATTGTTGACTGA
- a CDS encoding Fe-S cluster assembly transcription factor has translation MRLTTKGRFAVTAMVDLAMRGGKGPVTLASISERQNISLSYLEQLFGKLRRNSIVESVRGPGGGYCLARPAGKINIAEIVVAVDEPLDATNCGGRGDCQDMKPCITHDLWMGLNEKIFDYLEGVSLQQMVDSYAKNRSGIAPVTAGKNGTARAVAAP, from the coding sequence ATGAGATTGACCACCAAAGGACGTTTTGCCGTGACAGCGATGGTTGACCTTGCGATGCGCGGCGGGAAGGGGCCGGTGACGCTGGCTTCGATCAGCGAACGGCAGAATATATCGCTCTCTTATCTGGAACAATTATTCGGCAAGCTGCGCCGCAACAGTATCGTCGAGAGCGTGCGCGGCCCGGGCGGCGGTTATTGCCTGGCCAGGCCGGCCGGCAAGATCAATATCGCCGAGATCGTGGTGGCGGTGGACGAACCGCTGGACGCGACCAATTGCGGCGGAAGGGGGGATTGCCAGGACATGAAGCCGTGCATCACCCATGATCTGTGGATGGGGCTGAACGAGAAGATATTCGACTATCTCGAAGGCGTCAGCCTGCAACAGATGGTTGACAGCTATGCCAAAAACAGGTCGGGGATAGCGCCGGTCACGGCGGGCAAGAATGGAACCGCCAGAGCCGTTGCGGCCCCGTGA
- a CDS encoding IscS subfamily cysteine desulfurase, translating into MKLPIYMDYSATTPVDPRVAEKMIPYLTEKFGNPASRSHAFGWEADEAVECARAQVAALVNADPREIVWTSGATESNNLAIKGAAHFYQGRGKHVITMSIEHKAVIDTVRELEREGYSATYLDPEPDGLLDLDKLKAAIRPDTSLVSVMLVNNEIGVIQDIAAIGEICRERGILFHVDAAQATGKVAIDLQQLKVDLMSFSAHKTYGPKGIGALYVRRKPRVRLEAQMHGGGHERGMRSGTLATHQIVGMGEAFRIAQEEMATENERIRMLRDRLLKGLMSMEEVHINGDMEQRVPHNLNLSFNFVEGESLIMAIKDVAVSSGSACTSASLEPSYVLRALGRSDELAHSSIRFSVGRFTTIEEVDYVIALLNSKIGKLRELSPLWEMYKDGIDLDTVQWAAH; encoded by the coding sequence ATGAAGTTACCGATTTACATGGATTATTCCGCGACCACGCCGGTCGATCCGCGCGTGGCCGAAAAGATGATCCCCTACCTGACCGAGAAGTTCGGCAATCCGGCCAGCCGTTCCCATGCCTTCGGTTGGGAGGCGGATGAAGCCGTCGAATGCGCGCGCGCGCAGGTTGCCGCGCTGGTCAATGCCGATCCACGGGAGATCGTCTGGACCTCCGGCGCGACCGAATCGAACAACCTCGCCATCAAGGGCGCGGCGCACTTCTATCAGGGCAGGGGCAAACACGTCATCACCATGAGCATCGAGCACAAGGCGGTGATCGACACGGTGCGCGAACTGGAGCGCGAAGGCTACAGCGCGACCTACCTCGATCCGGAGCCGGACGGCCTGCTCGATCTGGATAAACTGAAGGCCGCGATCCGTCCCGATACCTCGCTGGTATCGGTGATGCTGGTCAACAACGAGATCGGCGTCATCCAGGATATCGCCGCGATCGGCGAGATCTGCCGTGAGCGGGGCATCCTGTTCCACGTCGATGCGGCGCAGGCGACCGGCAAGGTGGCGATCGACCTGCAGCAACTCAAGGTCGACCTGATGAGTTTTTCCGCGCACAAGACCTATGGCCCGAAAGGGATCGGCGCGCTGTATGTACGGCGCAAGCCGCGCGTGCGACTGGAAGCGCAGATGCACGGCGGCGGACACGAGCGCGGAATGCGTTCCGGCACGCTGGCGACGCACCAGATCGTCGGCATGGGCGAGGCGTTCCGCATCGCGCAGGAAGAGATGGCGACGGAGAACGAGCGCATCCGGATGTTGCGCGACCGCCTGCTGAAAGGCCTGATGAGCATGGAAGAGGTGCACATCAACGGCGACATGGAGCAGCGCGTGCCGCATAACCTCAACCTCAGCTTCAACTTTGTCGAGGGCGAATCGCTGATCATGGCGATCAAGGATGTCGCGGTATCCAGCGGTTCCGCCTGCACTTCGGCGAGCCTGGAGCCGTCCTACGTGCTGCGCGCGCTGGGGCGCAGCGACGAACTGGCGCACAGCTCGATCCGTTTCAGCGTGGGGCGTTTCACCACGATAGAGGAAGTGGATTATGTGATCGCGCTGCTCAACAGCAAGATCGGCAAGCTGCGCGAGTTATCGCCATTGTGGGAAATGTACAAGGACGGCATCGACCTGGACACCGTCCAATGGGCTGCGCACTAA
- the iscU gene encoding Fe-S cluster assembly scaffold IscU: MAYSEKLLDHYENPRNVGSFARDAEGLGTGMVGAPACGDVMKLQIKVGKDGVIEDAKFKTYGCGSAIASSSLVTEWVKGKTVEQALEIKNTQIAEELALPPVKIHCSILAEDAIKAAVADYKAKHGENVETAACKGSR, translated from the coding sequence ATGGCATACAGCGAAAAATTACTGGACCACTACGAGAATCCGCGCAACGTCGGTTCGTTCGCCAGGGACGCGGAAGGGCTGGGAACCGGCATGGTCGGCGCGCCGGCCTGCGGCGACGTGATGAAACTGCAGATCAAGGTCGGCAAGGATGGCGTGATCGAGGATGCCAAGTTCAAGACCTACGGCTGCGGTTCGGCCATCGCATCCAGTTCGCTGGTGACCGAATGGGTGAAAGGCAAGACCGTGGAGCAGGCGCTGGAGATCAAGAACACGCAGATCGCCGAGGAACTGGCGCTGCCGCCGGTGAAGATCCACTGTTCGATCCTTGCCGAGGACGCCATCAAGGCGGCGGTGGCCGATTACAAGGCCAAGCACGGCGAGAACGTCGAGACGGCGGCCTGCAAGGGCAGTAGGTAG
- the iscA gene encoding iron-sulfur cluster assembly protein IscA, giving the protein MAITLTDKAANHVLGFIAKRGKGVGLRIGVRTSGCSGMAYKLEFADEIGSDDILFDSHGVKVLVDPKSLPYIDGMELDYAREGLNEGFKFNNPNVKNQCGCGESFQV; this is encoded by the coding sequence ATGGCAATTACATTGACAGACAAGGCCGCGAACCATGTGCTGGGTTTCATCGCCAAACGCGGCAAGGGCGTCGGCCTGCGCATCGGTGTGCGCACCAGCGGCTGTTCCGGCATGGCCTATAAGCTGGAGTTCGCCGACGAGATCGGCAGCGACGACATCCTCTTCGACAGCCACGGTGTGAAAGTGCTGGTCGATCCGAAAAGCCTGCCCTATATCGACGGTATGGAGCTGGACTATGCGCGCGAAGGACTGAACGAAGGTTTCAAGTTCAACAATCCCAACGTCAAGAACCAGTGCGGGTGCGGAGAGAGCTTCCAGGTCTGA
- the hscB gene encoding Fe-S protein assembly co-chaperone HscB: MSSAGPDLQKNHFQLFGLAQSCQMDAAQLEREYRALQAQVHPDKSAHLGEAEQRLAMQLSTQVNEAYQTLRNPLRRARYLLSLHGVSTGEDTHTAMPADFLMQQMEWREAVADAQQARDAGALDRIGSAVREETRGLEAQLAVKIDTEKDYAFAAGLVRKLRFMEKLAEEIHSAYDAIDS, from the coding sequence ATGTCATCCGCCGGCCCCGATCTCCAGAAAAACCACTTCCAGTTGTTCGGTCTTGCGCAGTCCTGCCAGATGGACGCGGCGCAGCTCGAACGGGAGTATCGCGCCCTTCAGGCGCAGGTTCACCCCGACAAGTCCGCGCATCTCGGTGAAGCGGAGCAGCGTCTCGCGATGCAGCTTTCCACGCAGGTGAACGAGGCCTACCAGACGTTGCGCAATCCGTTGCGCCGCGCGCGCTACCTGTTGTCGCTACACGGCGTAAGCACCGGGGAAGACACCCATACCGCGATGCCGGCGGATTTCCTGATGCAGCAGATGGAATGGCGCGAGGCGGTGGCGGATGCGCAGCAGGCGCGCGATGCCGGTGCGCTCGACCGCATCGGATCGGCCGTGCGGGAGGAGACGCGCGGACTCGAAGCGCAGCTTGCGGTTAAAATCGATACCGAGAAGGATTACGCGTTTGCCGCCGGACTGGTGCGCAAACTGCGCTTCATGGAAAAACTTGCGGAAGAGATCCATTCCGCTTATGACGCGATAGACAGCTAG
- the hscA gene encoding Fe-S protein assembly chaperone HscA — MALLQISEPGLSAAPHQHRLAVGIDLGTTNSLVATVRNSISVVLNDEEGSALLPSVVRYLADGTVHVGVTAQQEQSRDPVNTIVSVKRFMGRGLKDVGEVIDLPYRFVDTPGMVQLRTVAGVKSPVEVSAEILKVLRDRAERSLGGELVGAVITVPAYFDDAQRQATKDAARLAGLNVLRLLNEPTAAAIAYGLDNASEGVYAVYDLGGGTFDISILRLSKGVFEVLATNGDSALGGDDFDQRIYCWILEEAGLSQLGANDTRLLLTHARGAKELLTEHMQTQITAVLGNGELVDVTLTREAFYEMTRNLLARSLQPTRKALRDAGLSVDEVKGVVMVGGSTRMPQVQRAVAEFFGQTPLTNLDPEKVVALGAAIQANVLAGNRGGDDWLLLDVIPLSLGIETMGGLVEKIVPRNSTIPTARAQEFTTCRDGQTAMSIHVLQGERELVSDCRSLAKFELRGIPAMVAGAARIRVTFQVDADGLLNVSARETGSGIEAAIAVKPSYGLSDAEITRMLQESTQHAQDDMQARALREQQTEAEQLLEAVRHALEQDGDLLGPDERAIIGAQMEKLQETLKRSDHLAIKRGIVALNDATVRFAQARMDKSVARALAGRKISELENKS; from the coding sequence ATGGCCCTCTTGCAGATATCCGAACCCGGCCTGAGCGCCGCACCGCACCAGCACCGGCTGGCGGTCGGCATCGACCTCGGCACCACCAACTCGCTGGTGGCGACGGTGCGCAACAGTATCAGCGTGGTGCTCAACGACGAGGAGGGCAGTGCGCTGCTGCCCTCGGTGGTGCGCTACCTTGCGGATGGCACGGTGCATGTCGGCGTGACTGCGCAGCAGGAGCAGAGCCGGGATCCGGTTAACACCATCGTCTCGGTCAAACGTTTCATGGGGCGTGGCCTCAAGGACGTGGGTGAGGTGATCGACCTGCCCTACCGTTTCGTGGATACGCCCGGCATGGTGCAGTTGCGCACCGTGGCCGGCGTGAAGAGCCCGGTGGAAGTCTCCGCCGAGATCCTCAAGGTGCTGCGCGACCGGGCGGAACGTTCGCTCGGAGGCGAGCTGGTCGGGGCGGTGATCACCGTGCCGGCCTATTTCGACGATGCCCAGCGCCAGGCCACCAAGGATGCCGCGCGGCTGGCCGGACTCAACGTGCTGCGCCTGCTCAACGAACCGACCGCGGCGGCCATCGCCTACGGACTGGATAACGCCTCGGAAGGGGTATATGCGGTGTACGACCTGGGCGGCGGGACTTTCGACATCTCCATCCTGCGGCTGTCCAAGGGCGTGTTCGAAGTGCTGGCGACCAACGGCGATTCCGCGCTGGGCGGGGACGATTTCGATCAGCGCATCTATTGCTGGATACTGGAGGAAGCCGGTCTGTCGCAGCTCGGCGCGAACGATACACGCTTGCTGCTGACCCATGCGCGCGGCGCCAAGGAGCTGCTGACCGAGCACATGCAGACGCAGATTACCGCCGTGCTGGGCAACGGCGAACTGGTGGATGTGACGCTGACGCGCGAGGCGTTCTACGAGATGACCCGGAACCTGCTGGCACGCAGCCTGCAACCGACGCGCAAGGCTTTGCGCGATGCGGGGCTGAGCGTGGACGAGGTGAAGGGCGTGGTGATGGTGGGCGGCTCCACCCGCATGCCGCAGGTGCAGCGCGCGGTGGCCGAGTTCTTCGGGCAGACGCCGCTGACCAACCTCGATCCGGAAAAAGTGGTGGCGCTGGGTGCGGCGATCCAGGCCAATGTGCTGGCGGGCAATCGCGGCGGTGACGACTGGCTGCTGCTGGACGTGATCCCGCTCAGCCTGGGCATCGAGACCATGGGCGGGCTGGTCGAGAAGATCGTGCCGCGCAACAGTACCATCCCCACCGCGCGCGCGCAGGAATTCACCACCTGCAGGGACGGCCAGACCGCGATGAGCATCCATGTACTGCAGGGCGAACGCGAACTGGTGAGCGATTGCCGTTCGCTGGCGAAGTTCGAACTGCGCGGCATTCCGGCGATGGTCGCGGGGGCGGCGCGCATCCGCGTGACTTTCCAGGTGGACGCCGACGGCTTGCTCAACGTGTCGGCGCGCGAGACCGGGTCGGGGATCGAGGCGGCGATCGCCGTCAAGCCTTCCTACGGCCTGTCCGATGCCGAGATCACACGCATGTTGCAGGAATCCACGCAACATGCGCAGGACGACATGCAGGCGCGCGCGTTGCGCGAACAGCAGACCGAAGCGGAACAGTTGCTGGAAGCGGTGCGCCATGCGCTGGAACAGGACGGCGATCTGCTCGGGCCGGACGAGCGCGCGATTATCGGGGCGCAGATGGAAAAATTGCAGGAAACCTTGAAACGATCCGACCACCTCGCCATCAAACGCGGCATCGTCGCGTTGAACGATGCCACGGTCCGCTTCGCGCAGGCGCGCATGGACAAGAGCGTCGCGCGCGCGCTGGCAGGCAGGAAGATATCCGAACTGGAGAATAAATCATGA
- the fdx gene encoding ISC system 2Fe-2S type ferredoxin produces MTQIIVLPHEELCPEGALFNVEPGISLCDALLQNGIEIEHACEKSCACTTCHVILREGFSTLNPAEETEEDLLDKAWGLEPASRLSCQAVVADRDLVVEIPKYTINMVKEG; encoded by the coding sequence ATGACGCAGATCATCGTGTTGCCGCATGAGGAACTGTGCCCGGAGGGCGCGCTGTTCAATGTCGAGCCTGGCATCTCGCTGTGCGATGCGCTGTTGCAGAACGGCATCGAGATCGAGCACGCCTGTGAAAAATCCTGCGCCTGTACCACCTGCCATGTCATTTTGCGCGAAGGGTTCAGCACGCTGAATCCTGCCGAGGAGACCGAGGAAGACCTGCTCGACAAGGCATGGGGGCTGGAGCCCGCGTCACGCCTGTCCTGTCAGGCGGTGGTGGCGGACCGGGATCTGGTCGTGGAGATCCCGAAGTACACGATCAACATGGTCAAAGAAGGCTGA
- the iscX gene encoding Fe-S cluster assembly protein IscX yields MKWTDVRDIAIALSEKYPDIDPRTVRFVDLHNRVVDLEGFDDDHGRGGEKVLEAIQAAWIEEI; encoded by the coding sequence ATGAAATGGACAGACGTGCGCGACATCGCCATCGCGCTGAGCGAAAAATACCCAGACATCGACCCGCGCACCGTGCGCTTCGTCGATCTGCACAACCGGGTGGTCGACCTGGAGGGGTTCGATGACGATCACGGGCGCGGCGGCGAGAAGGTGCTCGAGGCGATACAGGCTGCATGGATAGAGGAGATATGA
- a CDS encoding disulfide bond formation protein B codes for MDILRLWQGVSNRWLYLAGALFASGLMGFGLFLQYVRHLDPCPLCMVQRVAFIAILAMFAVAALHGPKRAGERIYAALIGLLSLSGVAVAARHIWIQNLPKDQVPACGPGLDYMLETMPMADVLKELLHGSGECAEKVWSFLGLGIPEWSLLCYLALGVWAVLIAVREKS; via the coding sequence ATGGATATCCTAAGGCTCTGGCAAGGCGTTTCCAATCGCTGGCTGTACCTGGCAGGCGCGCTGTTCGCCAGCGGACTGATGGGCTTCGGCCTGTTCCTGCAATACGTCAGGCACCTGGATCCCTGTCCGTTGTGCATGGTGCAGCGCGTGGCGTTCATCGCGATCCTGGCGATGTTCGCGGTGGCCGCACTACATGGCCCGAAGCGCGCCGGCGAGCGCATCTATGCGGCGCTGATCGGATTGTTGTCACTGTCCGGCGTGGCCGTTGCCGCGCGCCATATCTGGATCCAGAACCTGCCCAAGGACCAGGTGCCGGCCTGTGGCCCCGGCCTCGACTACATGCTGGAGACCATGCCGATGGCCGATGTGCTGAAGGAGTTGCTGCACGGCTCGGGCGAATGTGCGGAAAAGGTCTGGAGTTTCCTGGGGCTCGGCATCCCGGAATGGTCGCTGTTGTGCTATCTCGCGCTGGGCGTGTGGGCGGTGTTGATCGCTGTCAGGGAAAAATCCTAG
- a CDS encoding LemA family protein gives MSSLIFLGFFAVVVFYGITLYNHLVNLKHAVAKAWANIDVLLKQRHDELPKLVEVCKQYKEFEQSTLQKVIEARSQVHAARERQDIGALGQAEGALRMGLGSIFAVAEAYPELKANENFMQLQNRITGLENSIADRRELYNESVNIYNVGIEQFPAVLVANMFGYAPKALLEFSATEKADVDMKQLFS, from the coding sequence ATGTCTTCCCTGATCTTTCTCGGTTTCTTCGCAGTGGTGGTGTTCTACGGCATCACCCTGTACAACCACCTGGTCAACCTGAAGCATGCCGTCGCCAAGGCGTGGGCGAACATCGACGTGCTGCTCAAGCAGCGCCACGACGAATTGCCCAAGCTGGTCGAGGTGTGCAAGCAGTACAAGGAGTTCGAGCAGAGTACGCTGCAGAAGGTGATCGAAGCGCGCTCGCAGGTCCATGCGGCGCGCGAACGCCAGGACATCGGCGCGCTCGGCCAGGCGGAAGGCGCGCTGCGCATGGGGCTGGGCAGCATCTTCGCGGTGGCGGAGGCCTATCCCGAACTGAAGGCCAACGAGAACTTCATGCAGTTGCAGAACCGCATCACCGGCCTGGAGAACAGCATCGCCGACCGCCGCGAGCTGTACAACGAATCGGTGAACATCTACAACGTCGGCATCGAGCAGTTCCCCGCCGTGCTGGTCGCGAATATGTTCGGCTATGCCCCGAAGGCACTGCTGGAATTCTCCGCAACTGAAAAGGCTGACGTGGACATGAAACAGCTATTCAGCTGA